The following coding sequences lie in one Phalacrocorax carbo chromosome 3, bPhaCar2.1, whole genome shotgun sequence genomic window:
- the PTP4A1 gene encoding protein tyrosine phosphatase type IVA 1 yields MARMNRPAPVEITYKNMRFLITHNPTNATLNKFIEELKKYGVTTVVRVCEATYDTAPVEKEGIQVLDWPFDDGAPPSNQIVDDWLNLLKVKFREEPGCCIAVHCVAGLGRAPVLVALALIECGMKYEDAVQFIRQKRRGAFNSKQLLYLEKYRPKMRLRFKDSNGHRNNCCIQ; encoded by the exons ATGGCCCGAATGAACCGCCCAGCTCCTGTGGAAATCACCTACAAGAACATGAGATTCCTAATCACACACAATCCAACCAATGCAACCTTAAACAAATTCATAGAG GAACTTAAGAAATATGGCGTTACCACAGTGGTAAGAGTGTGTGAAGCTACTTATGACACTGCTCCGGTGgaaaaagaaggcattcaggTTTTG GATTGGCCCTTTGATGACGGTGCTCCACCATCCAACCAGATTGTTGATGATTGGCTAAACCTCCTTAAAGTTAAATTTCGTGAAGAACCTGGTTGTTGTATTGCTGTACACTGTGTTGCTGGTCTTGGAAG agcTCCAGTCTTAGTTGCTCTTGCACTGATAGAATGTGGAATGAAATATGAAGATGCAGTGCAGTTCATAAGACA GAAGCGGCGTGGAGCTTTTAACAGCAAGCAACTTCTGTACTTGGAGAAATACCGCCCCAAGATGCGCCTGCGTTTTAAAGACTCCAATGGTCACCGAAATAATTGTTGTATTCAGTAA
- the LOC135312652 gene encoding uncharacterized LOC128125822 homolog produces the protein MIRLQSSMSNHIPQFCGVLGHTFMEFLKGSGDYCQAQHDLYADK, from the exons ATGATCAGGCTACAGTCTTCAATGAGTAACCATATTCCT CAGTTCTGTGGTGTTCTTGGTCACACATTTATGGAGTTTCTGAAGGGCAGTGGAGACTACTGCCAGGCACAGCACGACCTCTATGCAGACAAGTGA